A single region of the Mugil cephalus isolate CIBA_MC_2020 chromosome 4, CIBA_Mcephalus_1.1, whole genome shotgun sequence genome encodes:
- the rpusd4 gene encoding mitochondrial RNA pseudouridine synthase rpusd4 has product MNSCRRIACMCDMNHLFSRIRPRADCLRTPAAALTLSRSQTTAAPHSPGSDTGDKPRLRAIDLARKIRQNRAKTKTTEAPMSAQQKRVSELKRFSQQLQNVHPNVLAKHLHKSVLYRDKDVVVINKPYGVPVREDSSITSICSVLPVLSKMMDGMKINSDSMLFPTLGLEKDSSGTLLLARSEEVAEHILTLDRNNQLEKRYWVVTVGVPVPSEGFIDIPLIEKAVPGPQSHYKMALSPVFKMNEAGDGITKVRTSRQAHPAVTKYRVLDSSSGCSLVELQPVTGVKHQMRVHMAYALGCPILGDHKYSHWSKLAPQKLPERVLGKLGLEQSKSRHLPLHLHARQLILQGTSQDDVNVTCPLPKYFTQTLGRLHLMFSDEKDDK; this is encoded by the exons ATGAACAGCTGTAGAAGGATAGCTTGTATGTGTGACATGAACCACCTCTTCTCTCGGATCAGACCACGGGCAGACTGCCTCCGGACCCCGGCGGCAGCACTGACCCTCAGCCGGAGTCAGACCACCGCCGCCCCACACTCTCCAGGCTCTGACACCGGTGACAAGCCCCGGCTGAGAGCGATCGACCTGGCCCGGAAAATCCGGCAAAACAGGGCGAAGACAAAGACTACAGAGGCTCCTATGTCCGCCCAGCAGAAGAGGGTGTCGGAGCTGAAACGGTTCAGTCAGCAGCTACAAAATGTTCACCCCAACGTGTTGGCCAAACACCTCCACAAGAGCGTGCTGTACCGGGACAAAGATGTAGTTGTCATCAACAAACCCTATGGTGTCCCTGTCAGAG AAGACTCAAGCATCACTTCCATCTGCTCTGTGCTTCCTGTTCTCTCCAAAATGATGGATGGGATGAAGATAAATTCTGACTCTATGCTGTTCCCCACTCTGGGTCTGGAGAAGGACTCATCAGGAACTCTACTGTTGGCCAGGAGTGAAGAAGTAGCAGAGCATATACTCACCCTGGATAGAAATAACCAATTGGAAAAGAGATACTG GGTTGTTACAGTGGGTGTTCCTGTGCCATCTGAAGGATTTATTGACATTCCTCTCATAGAGAAGGCAGTCCCAGGTCCTCAGTCACACTACAAg ATGGCATTAAgtcctgtttttaaaatgaatgaagcagGCGACGGTATAACCAAAGTCCGAACCAGTCGGCAAGCCCATCCTGCAGTCACCAAGTACAGAGTCCTGGACAGCAGCAGTGGCTGCAGCCTTGTGGAGCTCCAGCCTGTTACCG GAGTGAAGCATCAGATGAGGGTTCATATGGCGTATGCTCTGGGATGCCCCATTCTTGGTGACCATAAATATTCCCACTGGAGTAAACTGGCTCCCcag AAATTACCCGAACGCGTGTTGGGAAAGCTTGGACTGGAACAGAGCAAGAGCCGTcacctccctctccatctgCACGCTAGACAACTAATTCTGCAGGGAACCAGCCAAGACGACGTTAACGTGACCTGCCCGCTGCCAAAATACTTCACGCAAACACTGGGTCGAttgcatttaatgttttctgatgaaaaagATGATAAATGA
- the LOC125007001 gene encoding proline-rich transmembrane protein 3-like isoform X1: protein MLSCCETKSILHSPFFTDLWILLSIMACSSLLFITLTVSLSALGNLLKTSHSSVQVTQSAAGNSSDLDSLFSQVIFHSESSVEGSGHDAGSTASRQLIDRLTPKGPQGASDENQSTSGIPLTTTRALIPQHSEFPDQGADKVSASITGYTDSILSKISDEAFLEGSHITTEEHLKQSHTSSVKYDFPTGWDRPKIHSQTNVFPYTTNHNLSGPGVFKNFNGTSLLWDDMRRTLAFAWELHVFGSASLFTLMTGLAVLGVAGACTLPNPLCSALTQANSLLIIGGSLRSFLLLLDPYGTCQVLSHATLAALHNVPLVLFLWAQVALTLISLQGLKLLLFPLKVQRPWVVGGLAIWHCTALLVADLYSSALSLALPLLLQTLSLCWGLPFCLGILTMSLSHIHPFLGSSVPQWIPSQGADRRGKRVTAVCAFFGVLCCGLQTYSLFWLYGLLGNWRRFGWGWWLSQFWARILEVAWGFSLLVLGSWIFWAPSRGNLKADCGQSRGEVPRRVERKNLWDRLLARVRKGPLRQSEKTWEDLMPNNWTKHNLTRAGISNNVMCPYDDQPTTIMQEYSNDPVSCSSSDSQAALLWQKIGERECVLSIIEFDMRPPSPINLRRSIDNALHHGQLVAGGLFTPPPPSWIHTMGKDTTDGDGGPTAFCPAYVNYGWMLDTESISASLDHFQAKEAVQSPTATTDYNGSRGSPEEFSTVICQHDWSDDDITDL from the exons ATGCTAAGCTGCTGCGAAACCAAGTCAATTCTCCACTCTCCCTTCTTTACAGATCTTTGGATTTTATTGTCCATAATGGCGTGTTCATCTTTGCTCTTCATTACACTaactgtgtctctctctgcacTTGGGAACCTTCTTAAAACTTCACATTCTTCAGTCCAAGTAACTCAAAGTGCAGCCGGAAACAGCAGTGACTTGGACAGTTTATTCAGCCAAGTGATCTTTCATTCAGAGAGCTCTGTGGAGGGCAGTGGACATGACGCTGGCAGTACAGCATCACGTCAACTCATTGATCGACTCACTCCTAAGGGGCCTCAGGGAGCAAGCGATGAAAACCAGTCTACGTCTGGAATCCCATTAACTACAACACGGGCACTTATTCCACAGCACTCAGAGTTTCCTGACCAAGGAGCCGACAAAGTCAGTGCTTCAATTACAGGATACACTGACTCCATTTTAAGCAAAATCTCAGATGAAGCTTTCTTGGAAGGCAGCCACATAACAACTGAGGAACACTTAAAACAGAGTCATACATCCAGTGTGAAATATGACTTTCCTACTG gtTGGGACCGACCTAAAATCCATAGTCAAACCAATGTGTTTCCTTACACGACAAATCATAATCTGTCAGGACCTGGAGtctttaaaaactttaatgGCACCAGTCTGCTCTGGGACGACATGAGGCGCACGCTGGCGTTTGCCTGGGAACTGCATGTTTTTGGATCTGCAAGTCTCTTCACACTGATGACTGGCCTGGCAGTTTTGGGAGTGGCTGGAGCGTGCACCCTTCCTAACCCCCTCTGTTCTGCCCTGACCCAGGCAAATAGTCTCTTAATTATAGGTGGTTCTTTGCGATCCTTCCTCCTTCTACTTGATCCTTATGGTACCTGCCAGGTCTTGTCTCATGCCACTCTGGCGGCATTGCATAATGTTCCTCTGGTGCTTTTTCTGTGGGCACAGGTTGCCCTCACTCTGATCTCACTCCAAGGACTAAAGTTATTACTGTTCCCATTAAAAGTGCAACGCCCATGGGTGGTTGGAGGCCTCGCTATATGGCATTGCACTGCATTACTTGTAGCTGATTTATACTCTTCAGCTTTATCCCTTGCCCTCCCTCTTTTGCTGCAGACCCTCTCCCTGTGTTGGGGTCTCCCATTCTGCTTGGGGATCCTCACTATGTCCCTTTCCCACATACATCCCTTTTTAGGATCCTCGGTGCCACAGTGGATTCCTTCACAGGGGGCTGATAGGCGTGGAAAACGAGTCACTGCAGTATGTGCCTTTTTTGGGGTGCTGTGCTGCGGCCTTCAGACGTATAGTCTCTTCTGGCTTTATGGGCTACTGGGGAACTGGAGGCGCTTTGGCTGGGGCTGGTGGCTCAGTCAGTTTTGGGCCAGAATCCTTGAGGTAGCTTGGGGATTCTCTCTGCTTGTCCTGGGATCTTGGATCTTCTGGGCACCATCTAGAGGTAATTTAAAGGCCGATTGTGGACAGAGCAGAGGCGAAGTGCCTAGAAGGGTGGAGAGGAAAAACTTGTGGGATAGGCTCTTGGCCAGAGTACGCAAAGGCCCGCTGAGACAGTCTGAGAAAACCTGGGAAGACTTGATGCCAAATAACTGGACGAAGCATAACCTGACCAGAGCAGGTATCAGTAACAATGTAATGTGCCCATATGACGATCAGCCAACTACCATTATGCAAGAATACAGCAATGATCCTGttagctgcagcagctctgactCCCAGGCTGCATTATTGTGGCAAAAAATAGGCGAACGCGAGTGTGTTCTTTCAATTATAGAGTTTGACATGAGGCCCCCATCTCCGATCAACCTCAGGCGCAGCATTGACAATGCCCTTCATCATGGACAGCTTGTAGCAGGAGGTCTAttcactcctccacctccctcttgGATTCACACAATGGGTAAAGACACCACTGACGGAGACGGTGGTCCAACAGCATTTTGTCCAGCTTATGTGAACTATGGGTGGATGCTGGACACAGAGTCTATTTCTGCGTCTCTAGATCATTTCCAAGCCAAAGAGGCAGTACAGTCACCCACAGCTACAACTGATTATAATGGCAGCAGAGGGTCTCCAGAAGAATTCTCAACAGTGATCTGTCAGCATGACTGGTCTGATGACGACATCACAGACCTCTAG
- the LOC125006641 gene encoding transcriptional regulator QRICH1-like encodes MNEQESGVVSFDEYVRQKARTVPQHRMKEFLESLAKGPEVLQEFSQQGGAVTTTAMVYQQQGANCIYTDSTEVAGSLLELACPVQVTSTEISPQLSVQQGSEQQLEVQVQIQEQQGQTVGQVLQVASPSQQDLQGISTAQFIQSGELTEEQQQQIQAQLLAAVAGGQQIQLSSGQQIQLQGTQHIQLPGGQQIQLQAGQHIQLQGGQQIQIQTIEAMSPSHQQESPREAERRAGTVATVLQPAKKRKVDVPLAVSYAVPQGQQVATVLAIPQGQQQSYVSLRPDLLTVDSAQLYSTTGTITGPTGETWTIPVYSTPQQQGVTHIAIPQESYSTVQVTTTNGKDKASTSPSSRSADMHLASAATQEEIVQTLFPAQFMNGNIHIPLAVQTVGGTYNTTQSVHIWDPNQQQGQGEEGQEQQLHLQGQVETEAHAEPPTEILVPVSLKPEEGLEVWRLWVKRKNAELSKQEKEKLAPIGRRQPLRFQEDLVSSAVAELNLGLSLMTREARGSEEEQYASDVLYYVFLCIQKYLSENGRVDDIFSDPYYTRFCESLYKILYDWKPSVHPLGYIIPSHVTEEMLWECKQLGAHSPSTLLTTLMYYNTKYFRLITPEQHMKVAFSKVLRHSRKNPANAKDKATSIRLLKGQGSHSAGQKGNDDMYEEQIEDPDNPLRCPIKLYDFYLFKCPQSVKGRNDAYYMTPEPVVAPNSPMWYSSQPLTSQQVEHILARILVIREIQEIICTGPENVS; translated from the exons ATGAATGAGCAGGAGAGCGGTGTGGTGTCCTTTGATGAGTATGTGCGGCAGAAGGCCCGTACTGTTCCTCAGCACAGAATGAAGGAGTTCCTGGAGTCTCTTGCCAAGGGCCCTGAGGTGCTGCAGGAGTTCAGCCAGCAGGGAGGGGCCGTCACCACTACAGCCATGGTGTACCAGCAGCAGGGTGCCAACTGTATCTACACAGATAGCACAGAGGTGGCTGGATCGCTCCTAGAGCTGGCCTGCCCG GTACAGGTGACCTCAACAGAGATTTCGCCCCAACTGTCTGTGCAACAAGGGTCTGAACAGCAGCTTGAAGTACAG GTTCAGATTCAGGAACAGCAGGGCCAAACAGTCGGCCAGGTCCTTCAGGTGGCCTCTCCCTCTCAGCAGGACTTACAGGGAATCTCAACAGCCCAGTTTATCCAATCGGGAGAGCTCACAGAGGAGCAGCAACAACAG ATTCAGGCACAGTTGCTGGCAGCTGTAGCTGGAGGACAGCAAATCCAGTTGTCCAGCGGCCAACAAATTCAGTTACAAGGAACGCAGCATATTCAGCTGCCAGGGGGGCAGCAAATTCAACTTCAGGCTGGCCAACACATTCAGTTACAAGGTGGCCaacagatccagatccagaccaTAGAGGCCATGTCTCCTTCCCATCAACAGGAGTCTcccagagaggcagagaggagggctGGCACTGTCGCAACTGTTCTCCAACCTGCCAAGAAGCGCAAGGTAGATGTCCCTCTAGCAGTGTCCTACGCTGTGCCACAGGGACAGCAGGTGGCTACGGTTCTAGCTATCCCTCAAGGGCAGCAGCAGAGTTACGTGTCCCTACGACCAGATTTGCTCACCGTTGACAGTGCCCAACTGTACAGCACTACAGGAACGATCACTGGTCCAACGGGTGAGACCTGGACCATCCCTGTGTACTCCACTCCACAGCAGCAGGGAGTAACTCACATTGCTATACCACAGGAGTCATATAGCACAGTGCAAGTTACCACCACCAATGGCAAGGACAAAGCGTCCACCAGTCCCTCATCAAGGTCTGCAGATATGCATTTGGCCTCAGCTGCAACACAGGAGGAAATAGTACAGACCCTGTTCCCAGCCCAGTTCATGAATGGGAACATTCACATCCCTTTGGCAGTGCAGACTGTAGGAGGGACTTACAACACTACACAGTCGGTACACATATGGGACCCAAATCAACAGCAGGGCCAAGGTGAAGAGGGACAAGAGCAGCAGCTCCATCTGCAG GGTCAAGTAGAGACAGAGGCTCATGCTGAACCACCTACAGAGATTCTGGTTCCTGTCTCTCTAAAGCCAGAGGAGGGCCTGGAGGTGTGGCGCCTTTGGGTGAAGCGAAAAAATGCTGAATTAAGCAagcaggaaaaggaaaaacttGCTCCCATAGGAC GCCGTCAGCCACTGCGTTTTCAGGAGGACTTGGTGTCCAGTGCTGTAGCTGAACTAAACCTGGGTCTTTCCTTGATGACTCGGGAGGCACGAGGATCAGAGGAAGAACAATATGCATCTGATGTCCTGTACTATGTTTTCTTGTGTATTCAGAAG TATCTCTCTGAAAATGGACGTGTGGATGATATTTTCTCCGATCCATATTACACACGTTTTTGTGAGAGTTTATACAAAATACTGTATGACTGGAAACCCAGTGTCCACCCTTTAG GTTATATCATTCCAAGTCACGTGACGGAGGAGATGCTGTGGGAGTGTAAACAGCTCGGTGCACATTCGCCATCGACATTGCTCACGACGCTAATGTATTACAACACTAA gTATTTCCGCCTGATAACACCTGAACAGCACATGAAAGTAGCTTTCTCAAAGGTCTTGCGACACTCAAGGAAGAACCCTGCTAACGCCAAGGACAAAGCAACCAGTATTCGCCTTCTCAAGGGACAAGGTTCCCACAGTGCCGGACAAAAAG GAAACGATGACATGTACGAAGAGCAGATCGAGGACCCTGATAATCCTCTTCGTTGTCCCATTAAACTGTACGACTTTTACCTCTTCAAATG TCCTCAGAGTGTCAAAGGACGTAACGATGCATACTACATGACCCCAGAGCCTGTCGTTGCACCAAACAGCCCGATGTGGTACTCGTCTCAGCCCCTCACGAGTCAGCAAGTGGAACACATACTGGCTCGCATCCTCGTGATCCGAGAGATTCAGGAGATCATCTGCACTGGTCCAGAAAATGTGAGCTAA
- the LOC125007001 gene encoding proline-rich transmembrane protein 3-like isoform X2 codes for MACSSLLFITLTVSLSALGNLLKTSHSSVQVTQSAAGNSSDLDSLFSQVIFHSESSVEGSGHDAGSTASRQLIDRLTPKGPQGASDENQSTSGIPLTTTRALIPQHSEFPDQGADKVSASITGYTDSILSKISDEAFLEGSHITTEEHLKQSHTSSVKYDFPTGWDRPKIHSQTNVFPYTTNHNLSGPGVFKNFNGTSLLWDDMRRTLAFAWELHVFGSASLFTLMTGLAVLGVAGACTLPNPLCSALTQANSLLIIGGSLRSFLLLLDPYGTCQVLSHATLAALHNVPLVLFLWAQVALTLISLQGLKLLLFPLKVQRPWVVGGLAIWHCTALLVADLYSSALSLALPLLLQTLSLCWGLPFCLGILTMSLSHIHPFLGSSVPQWIPSQGADRRGKRVTAVCAFFGVLCCGLQTYSLFWLYGLLGNWRRFGWGWWLSQFWARILEVAWGFSLLVLGSWIFWAPSRGNLKADCGQSRGEVPRRVERKNLWDRLLARVRKGPLRQSEKTWEDLMPNNWTKHNLTRAGISNNVMCPYDDQPTTIMQEYSNDPVSCSSSDSQAALLWQKIGERECVLSIIEFDMRPPSPINLRRSIDNALHHGQLVAGGLFTPPPPSWIHTMGKDTTDGDGGPTAFCPAYVNYGWMLDTESISASLDHFQAKEAVQSPTATTDYNGSRGSPEEFSTVICQHDWSDDDITDL; via the exons ATGGCGTGTTCATCTTTGCTCTTCATTACACTaactgtgtctctctctgcacTTGGGAACCTTCTTAAAACTTCACATTCTTCAGTCCAAGTAACTCAAAGTGCAGCCGGAAACAGCAGTGACTTGGACAGTTTATTCAGCCAAGTGATCTTTCATTCAGAGAGCTCTGTGGAGGGCAGTGGACATGACGCTGGCAGTACAGCATCACGTCAACTCATTGATCGACTCACTCCTAAGGGGCCTCAGGGAGCAAGCGATGAAAACCAGTCTACGTCTGGAATCCCATTAACTACAACACGGGCACTTATTCCACAGCACTCAGAGTTTCCTGACCAAGGAGCCGACAAAGTCAGTGCTTCAATTACAGGATACACTGACTCCATTTTAAGCAAAATCTCAGATGAAGCTTTCTTGGAAGGCAGCCACATAACAACTGAGGAACACTTAAAACAGAGTCATACATCCAGTGTGAAATATGACTTTCCTACTG gtTGGGACCGACCTAAAATCCATAGTCAAACCAATGTGTTTCCTTACACGACAAATCATAATCTGTCAGGACCTGGAGtctttaaaaactttaatgGCACCAGTCTGCTCTGGGACGACATGAGGCGCACGCTGGCGTTTGCCTGGGAACTGCATGTTTTTGGATCTGCAAGTCTCTTCACACTGATGACTGGCCTGGCAGTTTTGGGAGTGGCTGGAGCGTGCACCCTTCCTAACCCCCTCTGTTCTGCCCTGACCCAGGCAAATAGTCTCTTAATTATAGGTGGTTCTTTGCGATCCTTCCTCCTTCTACTTGATCCTTATGGTACCTGCCAGGTCTTGTCTCATGCCACTCTGGCGGCATTGCATAATGTTCCTCTGGTGCTTTTTCTGTGGGCACAGGTTGCCCTCACTCTGATCTCACTCCAAGGACTAAAGTTATTACTGTTCCCATTAAAAGTGCAACGCCCATGGGTGGTTGGAGGCCTCGCTATATGGCATTGCACTGCATTACTTGTAGCTGATTTATACTCTTCAGCTTTATCCCTTGCCCTCCCTCTTTTGCTGCAGACCCTCTCCCTGTGTTGGGGTCTCCCATTCTGCTTGGGGATCCTCACTATGTCCCTTTCCCACATACATCCCTTTTTAGGATCCTCGGTGCCACAGTGGATTCCTTCACAGGGGGCTGATAGGCGTGGAAAACGAGTCACTGCAGTATGTGCCTTTTTTGGGGTGCTGTGCTGCGGCCTTCAGACGTATAGTCTCTTCTGGCTTTATGGGCTACTGGGGAACTGGAGGCGCTTTGGCTGGGGCTGGTGGCTCAGTCAGTTTTGGGCCAGAATCCTTGAGGTAGCTTGGGGATTCTCTCTGCTTGTCCTGGGATCTTGGATCTTCTGGGCACCATCTAGAGGTAATTTAAAGGCCGATTGTGGACAGAGCAGAGGCGAAGTGCCTAGAAGGGTGGAGAGGAAAAACTTGTGGGATAGGCTCTTGGCCAGAGTACGCAAAGGCCCGCTGAGACAGTCTGAGAAAACCTGGGAAGACTTGATGCCAAATAACTGGACGAAGCATAACCTGACCAGAGCAGGTATCAGTAACAATGTAATGTGCCCATATGACGATCAGCCAACTACCATTATGCAAGAATACAGCAATGATCCTGttagctgcagcagctctgactCCCAGGCTGCATTATTGTGGCAAAAAATAGGCGAACGCGAGTGTGTTCTTTCAATTATAGAGTTTGACATGAGGCCCCCATCTCCGATCAACCTCAGGCGCAGCATTGACAATGCCCTTCATCATGGACAGCTTGTAGCAGGAGGTCTAttcactcctccacctccctcttgGATTCACACAATGGGTAAAGACACCACTGACGGAGACGGTGGTCCAACAGCATTTTGTCCAGCTTATGTGAACTATGGGTGGATGCTGGACACAGAGTCTATTTCTGCGTCTCTAGATCATTTCCAAGCCAAAGAGGCAGTACAGTCACCCACAGCTACAACTGATTATAATGGCAGCAGAGGGTCTCCAGAAGAATTCTCAACAGTGATCTGTCAGCATGACTGGTCTGATGACGACATCACAGACCTCTAG